One Comamonas endophytica DNA window includes the following coding sequences:
- the crcB gene encoding fluoride efflux transporter CrcB, whose product MLPVFAICAGACLGALARWRLGLWLSAAHSLPWGTLAANLVGGYLVGVCVAAFEALPQLDPVWRLALVTGFLGALTTFSSFSAEVIGLLQQQRYATALGWTGLHLLGSLAMTVAGMASVQALWPRAL is encoded by the coding sequence ATGCTGCCTGTCTTTGCGATCTGTGCCGGTGCCTGCCTGGGCGCGCTTGCGCGCTGGCGCCTGGGCCTGTGGCTCAGCGCGGCGCACTCCCTGCCCTGGGGCACGCTGGCGGCGAACCTGGTGGGCGGGTATCTGGTGGGCGTGTGCGTTGCCGCCTTCGAGGCGCTGCCGCAGCTCGACCCGGTCTGGCGGCTGGCGCTGGTCACCGGGTTTCTGGGCGCCCTGACCACTTTTTCCAGCTTCTCGGCCGAAGTCATCGGCCTGCTGCAGCAGCAGCGCTATGCCACGGCACTGGGCTGGACGGGCCTGCACCTGCTGGGCTCGCTGGCGATGACCGTCGCCGGCATGGCCAGCGTGCAGGCGCTGTGGCCGCGCGCGCTGTGA
- the mnhG gene encoding monovalent cation/H(+) antiporter subunit G, with amino-acid sequence MTEGIIPLWAQAVVGVLVVAGAFIALLGALGLVRLQSYFERVHSPSIIATLGCWFIMHATILFFSMLEQRLTLHGLLIAMFIAVTVPITTIFLMRAALFRARRNGQNVPPAVSRVVSSEPAAHDDAEHGGNRY; translated from the coding sequence ATGACCGAAGGCATCATTCCCCTGTGGGCCCAGGCCGTGGTCGGCGTGCTGGTGGTGGCCGGCGCCTTCATCGCGCTGCTCGGCGCGCTGGGCCTGGTGCGGCTGCAAAGCTACTTCGAGCGCGTGCATTCGCCCTCGATCATCGCCACGCTGGGCTGCTGGTTCATCATGCATGCCACCATCCTGTTCTTCTCGATGCTGGAACAGCGCCTGACGCTGCACGGCCTGCTGATCGCCATGTTCATTGCGGTCACCGTGCCGATCACGACCATCTTCCTGATGCGTGCGGCGCTGTTCCGCGCGCGCCGCAACGGGCAGAACGTGCCGCCGGCCGTGAGCCGCGTGGTCTCGAGCGAGCCCGCAGCGCACGACGACGCCGAGCACGGAGGCAACCGCTACTGA
- a CDS encoding K+/H+ antiporter subunit F encodes MSPYFVWALTLALFLLVLAMACALYRLLKGPAAQDRVLALDCMYMIGMLAMLVLGIMYSSTDYFEAALLIALFGCVSSTAMAKFLLRGEVIE; translated from the coding sequence ATGAGCCCCTATTTCGTCTGGGCGCTGACGCTGGCGCTGTTCCTGCTCGTGCTGGCCATGGCCTGCGCGCTCTACCGCCTGCTCAAGGGCCCTGCGGCCCAGGACCGCGTGCTGGCGCTCGACTGCATGTACATGATCGGCATGCTGGCCATGCTGGTGCTGGGCATCATGTACAGCAGCACCGACTACTTCGAGGCAGCGCTGCTGATCGCGCTGTTCGGCTGCGTGAGCTCCACGGCGATGGCCAAGTTCCTGCTGCGCGGGGAGGTCATCGAATGA
- a CDS encoding Na+/H+ antiporter subunit E: MIKRILPAPLLSVALFLLWLLLNHSVSAGHLLLGAILGLVLPVLLRGLRPLPVRIRRPLTILRLALTVGIDTSVSNLMVVRFLLVKSYRRHGPAFVHIPLELRDPNALAVLAMIVCITPGTSWAELSRDRSMLLLHALEVGDPQVLINHIKTRYERPLMEIFE; encoded by the coding sequence ATGATCAAACGCATCCTGCCCGCGCCGCTGCTGTCGGTGGCGCTGTTCCTGCTGTGGCTGCTGCTCAACCATTCGGTCAGCGCCGGCCACCTGCTGCTGGGCGCGATCCTGGGGCTGGTGCTGCCGGTGCTGCTGCGCGGGCTGCGGCCGCTGCCGGTGCGCATCCGCCGCCCGCTGACCATCCTGCGCCTGGCCCTCACGGTGGGTATCGATACCTCGGTATCGAACCTCATGGTGGTGCGCTTCCTGCTGGTCAAGTCTTACCGCAGGCACGGCCCGGCCTTCGTGCACATCCCGCTCGAGCTGCGCGACCCGAACGCGCTGGCGGTGCTGGCGATGATCGTCTGCATCACCCCCGGCACCTCGTGGGCCGAGCTGTCGCGCGACCGCTCGATGCTGCTGCTGCACGCACTGGAAGTCGGCGACCCGCAAGTCCTGATCAACCACATCAAGACCCGCTACGAGCGCCCGCTGATGGAGATCTTCGAATGA